In Mesorhizobium sp. J428, the genomic window GGTTGCCGAAGGCGGCCGGGCTGTCGCGCGAAACGATCGCCGAACCCGCCGTCATCGTCATCGCCATGCCGCCCCTGGCCTTCTCGGCATGATAGAGCCGGTAGCGCGCCTTCGGCATGCCGTCCTCCGAATAGGCCGGCTCGTGGCTGGTCGACATGACGCGGTTCTTGAGCGTCAGGTGCTTGAGTCGGAACGGCTGGAGGAGAGGATCGTTGCTGGCGGTCATGGCTGGCTCCGTATGGCGCACCAGCGTCACCCTCGCGGCAGAAACGCGCAAGCGCCCGCAGCGGCAAATCATTGGATCAGAGCGTCATCTCAGCGTGGACGGGCCGGCATGGAGCGCGGGTTGCGGGCGCCATGGCGGATGGCGACGATTTCGATCTTCTGTCCACGACGCCGGAGGAATATCAGATACGGGAACGGGTGGGTGTTCAGTATTCTAAATCTGGGTCGCGAGCAGTTGCCCGAGGATCTCCGAGAAACGAGCACGGAACTTCTCCGCCGCTTGCGGCGACACGCCCCTCAGATAAGTGAGTGTTCGATCAAGATCGCTCGCGCCTTGCGGTGTGACGCGAACGGTGAAGCTCATGCACGATACTTGTTCAGGATCGCGTTCAACTCGTCTTCGGTAACGAATTCACCCCGATCGGCTTCCGCAAGGCCGGTTTTGATCGCGGCCAGATCCTTCTCGGAAAGCACATAGACATCTTCCTCGCCTCCGTGCACGATCTCCAGGATCGTGCGGGCAAGCTCATCCTGCTCTTCCGGCGAAAGCTGCTTCGCCTCTTCAAATGCAAGTTCGAGAAGCTTGGTCATACGTAGAATTTAGCACGACAGCCGCAATCGGCCTAGCATTCTACCCCTCCGGCAAACACTCCAGCTCGGAAAGCTTCCAGCCGCTCGACACCGATACGATGTCGGCGATCTTCCAAGTCCCGCCTTCCTTCGTCAGCAGCCACTGCATCTCGCGCGTGGCGTCGTCTCCTTCCGGAAACAGCGTGAAGCGCGCCGTCACCGTGGCTTGGTCGCCCTGCACGTCCTCCGACAGCTTCAGCGTCTTCTTGATCGTGTCGTCGTTATAGTCCTGCGCGTCGATGCCCGGGCCGAAGTCGATGCAGCCGATCTCGCCCTCGGGCATCTTGTCGTTGAGGTCGAACAGCTTCTTCGCCGGCCCGGTGAAGCGGTCGCGGAAGTCCGGATCGGCCTCCCACTTCACCGGCACGTAGAAGAAGCGCACCGCGTCCGAAGCCGGGCCGGCGATGGCGGGCAGAGCGTGGAAAGCAAGGATGGCAACGAGAGCGGTCTTGCGGAACATGGCGAATCCTCCGTTTCGGCCCTCAATACCACGCATCGTCCATCGATGCCTTCCTGCGAGCAATGAAATCCCGAAGCGCTTCGTCTATCCCCTCATCCAGCGGCGGCGCCTCGTACTCGGCCAGCATCTTCTTCCATTTGCCGTTGGCGCGCGTCGCAGCGTCGACGCTGCCCGCCGCCTCCCACTTCTCGAACGGCTCGTTGTCGGCCATCTCCGAATCCCAGAAGGCCGTCTCGTAATTCGCCAGCGTGTGCTGCGAACCGAAGAAATGGCTCCCGGGCCCGACCTCGCGGAAAGCGTCGAGCGCGAGCTGGTTGTCGTCGACCCTCACCCCGTCGAGATAGGTGTGCAGTGCGCCGCAGAAGTCGGCATCCATCACGAATTTCTCGTAGGACATCGACAACAGCCCATCGAGGAAACCTGCCGAATGCAGGATGAAGTTGGCGCCGCAGTGCACCGCCGCCAGCATCGACATCGTGCCCTCGTTCATCGCATGCGCGTCGGGCAGCTTGGACGTGGTGAAATTACCCGAGCAGCGCAGCGGCAGACCGAGCCGCCTCGCGAGCTGCCCCACCACCATTGAGCCGATCGCCGGTTCCGGCGTGCCGAAGGTCGGCGAGCCTGAGCGCAGCGACATGGATGAGAGGAAGTTGCCGTAGATCACCGGGCAGCCCTTGCGTTCGAGCTGCGTCAGCGCACAGCCGGCCATGGTCTCGGCATGCGCCTGCGCGATCGCGCCGGCATTCGTCACCGGTCCCATCGCCCCGCCGAGGATGAACGGCACGACCACCGCCGCCTGGTTGGCCCGCGCATAGGCGCGCAGCGCCGTGGTCATCGTCGCGTCCCAGACCAGCGGCGAATTGACGTTGACATTGCCGAGGATGACGCAGTTCCCGTCGACGAAGTCACGGCCGAACACGAGCCGCGCCATCTCGATCGAATCCTCCGCCCGGCTCTCTGCCGTCACCGAGCCCATGAAGGCGCGGTCGGAGTAGCGTATATGGCTGTAGACCATGTCGAGATGGCGCTTGTTTACCGGCACGTCCACCGGCTCGCAGATCGTCCCGCCCGAGTGATGCAGCCAGGGCGAGGCCTGCGCCAGCTTCACGAAATTGCGGAAGTCTTCGATCGTGCCGTAACGGCGGCCTTTGTCCATATCCATCACGAAGGGCGAGCCATAGGCCGGCGAAAACACCACCGATTTTCCGCCGATCTCGACAGAGCGGGCCGGGTTTCGCGCGTGCTGGATGAAGCTCGCGGGCGCGCTCTTCAGGATCTCCCGCAGCATGCCCGGCTCGAACTTCACCAGCACACCGTCGATACTCGCGCCTGCCCGCTTCCAGTGATCGAGCGCGATGGGATCGTCGCGGAACTCGATGCCGATCTCGGCGAGAATCCGGTCGGCCGTCTCCTCGACGCGGATCAAGCTCTCCTCGCCGAGAATGTCATAGGTCGGGATGTTGCGGACGATGTAGGGTCGGCCAAGGCCGCGCGGCCCATGCGCGCGCTGCTCGCGCCGCGCGCCCCGCCCCGCCCGCTCGCGCCTGGGCTGTACCATCTGGTCGAGTGCGTCCATGAGCACCTCCCGTCTTTTGGCAACAGTAGCGTGGCCGCGCGGTTGGCCGAAAGCAGGCGTTGCGTCACCGGCTGGCGCATCTGCGTCTCGACGCGTTGCTCGGAACGAAACGCGCCGGCGGTGCGTTTCGGGTGTTGACCTTCCACCGGCTGGAAGGACTAGCGGTCCTCCATCACGAAAGGAGATCAACCATGTCCACCCCAGCAAACCGCTCCGCCACCCTGGCGCTCGCCGTCGCGCTCGCAGCGCTTTCCCTGCCCGCCCTCGCCCAGATGGATCACTCCAAGATGGCGCATCAGATGAGCTCGGCATCCACCGCCTACATGGACGCGATGGCGAAGATGGATACCGATATGAAGGCGATGCAGATGACCGGCAAGCCCGGCGCCGACTTCGCCATGATGATGATCCCGCACCACCAGAGCGCCATCGACATGGCCAAGGCCTATCTGGAAAGCGGCGAGAACGATCCCGAGCTCACCAAGCTTTCGCAGGACATCATCGCTGCCCAGGAGAAGGAGATCGCCTTCCTCAAGGGCTGGCTCGAAAAGAACGCCGACAAGTAGCCCTACGTCGCGATCAGGCTCGCCGGCCGCGTGCCGGCCAGCCTCGCGGCCCACATGCCGACGAACATCGCCGGCACGAAGACCAGCGTGCCGGGCGCTGCGAGCCCGATCGCCGTCAGCGCCGGGCCGGGACAGAAGCCGGACAGGCCCCAGCCGAAGCCGAAGATTGCCGGACCGACGAAGATTCTTGGCTCGAGATCCGTCCGGCCCGGAATGTGGAACCTCGACCCGACGACGGGCCGGTCGCGCTTCAGCACCAGCCTGTAGCCGAAGAACGCCACGACAACCGCGCCGCCCATCACGAAGGCGAGCGACGGGTCCCATGTCCCGGCGAGGTCGAGGAAGTTCAGCACCTTGGTGGGATCGGACATGCCCGAGATCACCAGCCCGATGCCGAAGAGCAGCCCGAGCGCGAGATTGACGACGAAGGTCATCTTCAGCCTCCGATCAAGTGGCGGGTGACGAAGACGGTGACGAACG contains:
- a CDS encoding trimethylamine methyltransferase family protein, which gives rise to MDALDQMVQPRRERAGRGARREQRAHGPRGLGRPYIVRNIPTYDILGEESLIRVEETADRILAEIGIEFRDDPIALDHWKRAGASIDGVLVKFEPGMLREILKSAPASFIQHARNPARSVEIGGKSVVFSPAYGSPFVMDMDKGRRYGTIEDFRNFVKLAQASPWLHHSGGTICEPVDVPVNKRHLDMVYSHIRYSDRAFMGSVTAESRAEDSIEMARLVFGRDFVDGNCVILGNVNVNSPLVWDATMTTALRAYARANQAAVVVPFILGGAMGPVTNAGAIAQAHAETMAGCALTQLERKGCPVIYGNFLSSMSLRSGSPTFGTPEPAIGSMVVGQLARRLGLPLRCSGNFTTSKLPDAHAMNEGTMSMLAAVHCGANFILHSAGFLDGLLSMSYEKFVMDADFCGALHTYLDGVRVDDNQLALDAFREVGPGSHFFGSQHTLANYETAFWDSEMADNEPFEKWEAAGSVDAATRANGKWKKMLAEYEAPPLDEGIDEALRDFIARRKASMDDAWY
- a CDS encoding DUF305 domain-containing protein; the encoded protein is MSTPANRSATLALAVALAALSLPALAQMDHSKMAHQMSSASTAYMDAMAKMDTDMKAMQMTGKPGADFAMMMIPHHQSAIDMAKAYLESGENDPELTKLSQDIIAAQEKEIAFLKGWLEKNADK
- a CDS encoding YbjP/YqhG family protein — encoded protein: MFRKTALVAILAFHALPAIAGPASDAVRFFYVPVKWEADPDFRDRFTGPAKKLFDLNDKMPEGEIGCIDFGPGIDAQDYNDDTIKKTLKLSEDVQGDQATVTARFTLFPEGDDATREMQWLLTKEGGTWKIADIVSVSSGWKLSELECLPEG
- a CDS encoding DUF6691 family protein, with the translated sequence MTFVVNLALGLLFGIGLVISGMSDPTKVLNFLDLAGTWDPSLAFVMGGAVVVAFFGYRLVLKRDRPVVGSRFHIPGRTDLEPRIFVGPAIFGFGWGLSGFCPGPALTAIGLAAPGTLVFVPAMFVGMWAARLAGTRPASLIAT
- a CDS encoding type II toxin-antitoxin system RelE/ParE family toxin, producing the protein MSFTVRVTPQGASDLDRTLTYLRGVSPQAAEKFRARFSEILGQLLATQI